In the Kribbella sp. NBC_00482 genome, one interval contains:
- a CDS encoding sigma-70 family RNA polymerase sigma factor — protein sequence MADNPGPHDAESLIRALYAEHGRSLLAYATRLTGDRAAAEDVVQETLLRAWKHADDLTSGRGSVRGWLLTVARNLVTDRARARAVRPTEVADVVDRPPVTGDHSESVVNTMVVMDALDKVSPEHREVLVQLYYRGRSVAEAAKELGVPPGTVKSRSYYALRALRAVMAGSSAEVSYE from the coding sequence GTGGCTGACAACCCAGGGCCGCACGACGCCGAGTCCCTGATCCGAGCGCTGTACGCCGAGCACGGCCGCAGCCTGCTCGCGTACGCGACCCGTCTCACCGGAGACCGGGCCGCAGCGGAGGACGTCGTACAGGAGACCCTTCTGCGGGCCTGGAAGCATGCGGACGACCTGACGAGCGGCAGAGGGTCGGTGCGGGGCTGGCTGCTGACGGTGGCGCGCAACCTGGTCACTGACCGGGCACGTGCTCGTGCAGTCCGCCCGACCGAGGTGGCGGACGTGGTGGACAGGCCACCGGTCACCGGGGACCACTCCGAGTCCGTGGTGAACACCATGGTGGTGATGGACGCGCTGGACAAGGTGTCGCCCGAGCACCGTGAAGTACTCGTGCAGCTGTACTACCGCGGCCGGTCGGTCGCGGAGGCTGCCAAAGAGCTGGGTGTTCCACCCGGTACCGTGAAATCGCGTTCGTACTACGCCCTCCGAGCTCTGCGCGCGGTGATGGCAGGGAGTTCAGCGGAGGTGTCCTATGAGTGA
- a CDS encoding nuclear transport factor 2 family protein — protein MSQEIPAAIQRALDAIDALDNDAFVAAFAADGYVNDWGREFRGHDRIRSWSDNELIGKRVTFTGTQVTTPGNPLTILTQVGGDGFNGPSHFTFETINDELASMTITA, from the coding sequence ATGAGCCAAGAGATTCCCGCAGCGATCCAGCGCGCGCTCGACGCGATCGACGCCCTGGACAACGACGCGTTCGTGGCGGCGTTCGCCGCGGACGGCTACGTGAACGACTGGGGCCGCGAGTTCCGCGGCCACGACCGGATCCGCTCCTGGAGCGACAACGAGCTGATCGGCAAACGCGTCACCTTCACCGGCACCCAGGTCACCACCCCAGGCAACCCCCTGACGATCCTCACCCAGGTAGGCGGCGACGGCTTCAACGGCCCGTCCCACTTCACCTTCGAAACCATCAACGACGAACTCGCCTCGATGACCATCACGGCCTGA
- a CDS encoding threonine aldolase family protein has translation MATTSEDLRERRKNAADNCERWLTQRRVTAAERLRHLAEVATDDLVDVYGNGGEVAALEQEVAELLGKPAAVFLPTGILAQQGVLRVYADRAGTSRVAVHGLAHLLVHELNPLEEVHHLRIERLTSEPRQPRPDELAAIPGKLAAVTLELPLRDAGFVLPTWDELVVFSESCAERGVPLHLDGARLWESTPYLEHSLAEIAALASTVYVSFYKVLGGISGAALAGPEDVIAEVRRWQRRLGGNLYSLFPYAVSARNGLRTVLPLMGDLHQRAVEVARALQSEGFRVFPEPPHTNSFRVYAPRAAESIEQAAVERMERTHESLCGPWQPADVPGWSWIELVMTPASLEWQVDEIAKAFGELLVR, from the coding sequence GTGGCTACTACCTCCGAGGACCTGCGAGAGCGGCGGAAGAACGCGGCGGACAACTGTGAGCGCTGGCTGACCCAGCGGCGGGTGACCGCCGCGGAGCGGCTGCGTCACCTTGCAGAGGTCGCAACCGACGATCTGGTCGATGTCTACGGCAACGGTGGTGAGGTAGCCGCGCTGGAGCAGGAAGTGGCCGAGCTGCTGGGCAAGCCGGCCGCGGTGTTCCTGCCGACCGGCATCCTGGCCCAGCAGGGCGTGCTGCGGGTGTACGCCGACCGCGCGGGCACGAGCCGGGTAGCGGTCCACGGGCTCGCGCATCTACTGGTGCACGAGCTGAACCCGCTGGAAGAGGTGCACCACCTGCGCATCGAGCGGCTGACGTCAGAACCGCGTCAGCCGCGGCCGGACGAGTTGGCCGCGATCCCGGGCAAGCTGGCTGCGGTGACGTTGGAGCTGCCGCTGCGCGATGCGGGGTTCGTGCTGCCGACCTGGGACGAGCTGGTCGTGTTCTCCGAGTCCTGTGCGGAGCGCGGCGTACCGCTGCACCTGGACGGCGCGCGGCTGTGGGAAAGCACGCCGTACCTGGAGCACAGCCTGGCTGAGATCGCAGCGCTGGCGTCGACGGTGTACGTGTCGTTCTACAAGGTGCTGGGCGGCATCAGCGGTGCAGCGCTCGCCGGGCCCGAGGACGTGATCGCAGAGGTACGGCGGTGGCAGCGGCGCCTCGGCGGCAACCTGTACTCGCTCTTCCCGTACGCCGTGTCCGCGCGCAACGGACTCCGGACGGTACTGCCGTTGATGGGCGACCTGCACCAGCGGGCCGTCGAGGTCGCAAGGGCCTTGCAGAGCGAAGGCTTCCGCGTCTTCCCGGAGCCGCCGCACACCAACTCGTTCCGGGTCTACGCGCCGCGTGCCGCAGAGTCGATCGAGCAGGCCGCGGTCGAGCGGATGGAGCGGACGCACGAGTCGCTGTGCGGTCCGTGGCAGCCGGCCGACGTACCCGGGTGGTCGTGGATCGAGCTGGTGATGACGCCGGCGTCGCTGGAGTGGCAGGTCGACGAGATCGCCAAGGCGTTCGGGGAACTTCTGGTGCGCTGA
- a CDS encoding dihydrofolate reductase family protein — MRRLIFQEYVTLDGYAAGPDGGLEFFDAIGSHPDYDNLELLESVDTMLLGAETYRLFAGFWPTEASADEPIAERLNALRLVVVSTTLQSAPWGRYEPGLVVRDLDAVRALKAEQTGKDIILWGSITLFQSLLRAGLVDEVQLRICPVLLGVGRSAFPSGGSPVGLELIEARPWGAGGVLVRYRPAAS, encoded by the coding sequence ATGAGGCGGCTGATCTTCCAGGAGTACGTGACGCTCGACGGGTACGCCGCGGGGCCGGACGGCGGACTGGAGTTCTTCGACGCGATCGGCTCGCATCCGGACTACGACAACCTCGAACTGCTCGAGAGTGTCGACACGATGCTGCTGGGCGCCGAGACGTACCGGTTGTTCGCGGGGTTCTGGCCGACCGAGGCGTCGGCCGACGAGCCGATCGCCGAGAGGCTCAACGCGCTGCGGCTGGTCGTCGTGTCGACGACGCTGCAGAGCGCGCCGTGGGGTCGGTACGAGCCTGGTCTGGTGGTCCGGGACCTGGACGCGGTGCGGGCGCTGAAGGCTGAGCAGACCGGCAAGGACATCATCCTGTGGGGCAGCATCACGCTGTTTCAGTCGTTGCTGCGGGCCGGGCTGGTCGACGAGGTGCAGCTGCGGATCTGCCCGGTGCTGCTGGGGGTGGGCAGGAGCGCGTTCCCGTCCGGCGGCTCGCCGGTGGGCCTGGAGCTGATCGAGGCGCGTCCGTGGGGTGCAGGCGGCGTACTGGTGCGATACCGTCCGGCGGCTAGCTGA
- a CDS encoding anti-sigma factor family protein, translating to MSEHDRTQLGAYALGALEPAEAGAVDEHLATCAECREELAELIEMKDFLGEVPPEAFLEGPPEGGDLLLQRTLREVREPHVEEPQAKPKRRSRWLMIAAAVVVVAGALGGGVVLGRSTAPDADQPVAGSRQVTTTDATTGASMDATVEPRAGWTWVRVNVSGLKAGDQCEMVITDKSGASWVAGSWLVSEKAAKSGSAFGGGVLVPPDQVRSVEIRTVQGKHVVTAKI from the coding sequence ATGAGTGAGCACGATCGTACGCAGCTGGGCGCCTACGCCCTGGGCGCTCTGGAGCCGGCGGAGGCAGGGGCTGTCGACGAGCACCTGGCGACCTGTGCGGAGTGCCGCGAGGAGCTTGCTGAGCTGATCGAGATGAAGGACTTCCTGGGAGAGGTGCCACCGGAGGCGTTCCTGGAGGGACCGCCCGAGGGCGGTGACCTGTTGCTGCAGCGCACGCTGCGGGAGGTCCGGGAGCCCCACGTAGAGGAGCCCCAGGCCAAGCCCAAGCGGCGCTCGCGTTGGTTGATGATCGCGGCTGCGGTTGTCGTGGTGGCTGGAGCGCTCGGCGGAGGCGTCGTACTCGGCCGGTCTACTGCACCGGACGCCGATCAGCCGGTCGCAGGCTCCAGGCAGGTCACGACGACGGACGCGACCACTGGTGCCAGCATGGACGCCACGGTTGAGCCACGGGCCGGCTGGACCTGGGTGAGGGTGAACGTGAGCGGTCTGAAGGCCGGTGACCAGTGCGAGATGGTCATCACCGACAAGTCCGGCGCGAGCTGGGTAGCGGGCAGTTGGCTGGTGTCGGAGAAGGCAGCGAAGAGCGGGAGTGCGTTCGGCGGCGGTGTGCTGGTTCCGCCCGACCAGGTGCGTTCGGTGGAGATCAGGACCGTGCAGGGAAAGCATGTGGTGACGGCCAAGATCTAA
- a CDS encoding COG4315 family predicted lipoprotein encodes MKSLTKRVMSGLAVGVLGVSGLTACGSDDSPAASAPSASSSASSSSGAAAVKLATATVGDFGNIVVDGNGRTVYVFDKDTSGTSNCSGDCLAKWPVVPAGDGTPQLEGIDASLVSTVTRADGSKQLAIKGLPLYLFASDSAAGEAKGQAVGGVWWVVGADGQKITAKPAGSGNGDGY; translated from the coding sequence ATGAAGTCTTTGACGAAGCGTGTGATGAGTGGGTTGGCCGTTGGTGTGCTCGGGGTGTCCGGGCTGACTGCGTGCGGCAGTGACGACTCGCCGGCGGCCTCGGCGCCTTCGGCGAGCAGTTCGGCGAGCAGTTCGTCGGGCGCTGCCGCCGTGAAACTGGCGACCGCGACGGTCGGCGACTTCGGCAACATCGTTGTCGACGGCAACGGACGGACCGTGTACGTGTTCGACAAGGACACCTCCGGTACGTCGAACTGCTCGGGCGACTGCCTCGCCAAGTGGCCGGTGGTGCCGGCCGGTGACGGTACGCCGCAACTGGAGGGCATCGACGCGTCCTTGGTCAGCACCGTCACCCGCGCGGACGGCAGCAAGCAGCTGGCCATCAAGGGGCTGCCGCTGTACCTGTTCGCCAGCGACAGCGCGGCCGGCGAGGCCAAAGGCCAGGCGGTCGGCGGTGTCTGGTGGGTCGTCGGTGCGGACGGTCAGAAGATCACCGCCAAGCCGGCTGGTTCCGGCAATGGTGACGGTTACTGA